Below is a genomic region from Candidatus Campbellbacteria bacterium.
CGCCGGAAGGCGTCACCCACACGTCATCAACTGCGCCGGTAACTAAAAAGTTACTTTCTGGGTGCACGTACTGCACGCCTTTAAAGTTTTCTCGCCATATATCTAAATCCTTATGTTCAAATGGCACTGCATCAATACCATACGCCGTCATAAGCGGATGTGGCTCACCTTTTGCACGGTGTATATCAAATTCTTTTTTGAGCAAGTGGTCAACGGCAACATTGAGTGTAAACCCCGGCATTGAGGGGCGCCCCACACCAAGACGTCGGTCCAAATAAAAACAACGTGGACACTCATGAAAGAGATCTATTTTTGAACGAGAGAGCTTAAACGGTTCGCTCGATGTTGGGTCAAATAGTTTTGCTTTGTAGCTTTTTGTAAATGCCATGATGAAATTGTACCACAGACGAAAAGAAGACCTGTCCCAGTCACGGGTCAGGTCTTCGGTATACCGCGCGAACGCGGTTGGTTGTACCGTCACCAACGTGGCGTATGACCGAATCGGTTCCTCAACTCTGCAAGTTGGCCAGCGGCTTGCATACGCCGATACCCCTCGCTCTTCACCTTCTTTTTCTGAGCCGGCGGTGGCGGGGTTGTCGACACCTCTTCAGAGAGCCGACAGCACTCAAAGCACGTCCGCCCCTCCCTCTCTTCGCGGTCCTTATCCCACCCACAGGAGGGACAGAAACCCTTCTCAACAAATTCTTCTTTTCGGGTATACATTGGAGAACCTCCGGTTCCGAAAAAGTTAGATGAAATGAACCACTATTCCGAGATAGATAATACCACAGTTTTTATAGAAAAGTCAAGTAGTTATCCCCATCTTCCCATTACACGTTATTTTGTGGCCCCATATGAGAAACCCCTCGTTCAATAAACCAAAAGACGGTAAACGTAAGGAGTGTGAGAAATGTTGTATAGAAAGCAATTTCGTAGAGCTTAAAACCAATAGCAACGCCAATACCAGATGCAACCCATAAACCTGCGGCAGTCGTTAGACCGACAAGCGTTTGGTCACGAAGAATAATAACGCCCGCTCCCAAGAAACCAATACCCGTGATAATGCCAGCAACAACACGCATAACATCAGCACCTGATACACCGAGAGAATCTTTAAGTCCGAGTGAAACAACTATAAATAGACATGAGCCCATCGCAACCAGTCCGTATGTTCGCAGACCTGCCGTTTTTCCTGCAAGTGTTCGTTCTGCACCAATGAGCATGCCAAGTACGAGTGCGGTTAGTAACTGAACAAAAAAAGTTCCTCCGAGTGTTGTGATATCCATATACATTTCAAATTATAATTTTTAAGGTGTGCACAATTGGTGCGCTTCATATAAAACCTCATCAACTTTTTTCCCAGTAATACCGGCTGTTTCCAAAATATTTGGATTATCAATAATGTTTTTACACAACACAATGTTTTGTTGATAGAGCATATCCCGTTCTTTCTTTGAAAGCGTGGTAAGACATGAGAGCGGATGTAGTTTCGTTTCCTCAATAAGGTCTTGTACATTTCCTTTGCGTGGATATCCCCATCCAATCATCGTAATACCAACACACTTTCCATGCATAATGGCATTCTCAGTAAACTTTGTATTCGTCACCAGCCACTGCGTGCACGTACCACCTGGAGGGCATAACCCGTCGTAGTTCCCCGCCTGCAGGTCAAGTGTTCGGGCATGAATATAGAGCGACACCTTCACATCGGTTTTAAATCCCTGTGCGTTGTGAAATTTTGCTTCAACCAGAATAAGCTCTTTTTCTTTTTGTGCAATAACATCAATCTCGTGTGATACACACTTTCCTTGCATCATGGCACCAACACGTACGGTGTACCCTTTTTTCTTAAATACCTCACCAAGAAGTTGCTCGAATGGAAAACCTGACGGACCAAGCTCAAGTACAGCACGTCGGAGAGAGTATCGGGCCGCAATAGGGTGGTGTTCCTTTTTCTGGAGCAATCTGAGCGCGTGATTATAGATGTGCGACGTAGTAATACCTTCGTGCAACTCTTTTTCAATATGGGTAAGGATTGTTGTGGCAACATCATCTGATGCCCCTGCATTTTTAAGCGAACGGATAAGTTTTCCTGGAGAAAACTCTTCCCGAGTTCCATCTAGTTTTGAAATAAGCATATCTAAAGTATATCGTGAGAAAGGATGCTATGCCACAGAGAACACCACACCCCCACCCACGCACACCTCGCCGTCATACACAACGAGTGACTGTCCTAACGCCACAGAACGCTGTCCTTTAGAAAAATGAACATGAGCTCCCTGTTCAAAAACTTCTATCACGCACTCTTGCAATGCTTGACGGTATCGAAACCGTGCTGAATATTTTTTTCCTTGTTTTGGAGTATCTGAAATCCAATTGGTGTGTTCAAGCACAATATCTGTATGATTAAAACCGTCCGCTGTTTGAAGGTGTTGTGAGACGGTGAGTGTGTTTGCCAAGACATCTTTTGAAACAACATACAACGGTCCGTCTGTTGGTGTTTTTTTTGTAACGGTAAATCCGTGTCGTTGACCAAGTGTATAAAGCCAAGCCCCCTCATGTGTGCCAATAACACTACCCTGTTCGTCAAGAATGTCTCCACTAGAAACATCAATAAACCTTTTTAAAAACTCCTTCATATCAACCTGACCAAGAAAACACACACCTTGACTATCTTTTTTATCTGCAACAGAAAGTCCAAACCGATGCGCTTCTGTGCGCACTTCAGGTTTTTCTAGTTCTCCCACAGGAAAGAGTACTTTTTCAAAAACGTCGCGAGGAACTCGCCACAAGAAATATGACTGATCTTTCTGCACATCCACCCCCGCCAGTAATTCTATTTTTTGAACTTTGTGCTTTGTGCTTTGTGCTTTTACTCTTGCATAATGTCCCGTCGCAATGTACTGTGCCCCCTCTTGTTGTGCTTTTGTAAAAAAAGCACCGAACTTTATTTTTTCATTACACATGACATCTGGGTTTGGTGTTCGTCCTGATGCATATTCGGAAATCATGTAGTCAACAACTTCTTTTTTGTATTCCTCTTCCAAATCAAATGTCTTGAATGGAATACCGAGGTGCGCGCACACATCCATAGCGTCAGATCTCTCTTCTTTCCACGTACACTCCAAAAAAGGCGGGTGCCATGTCTTGATAAAGACACCCGTGACATCATAACCCTGCTCGCGGAGAAGTGCGGCAGAAACCGAGCTATCCACACCCCCACTCATTGCAACGTATACTTTCTCCATAGACACAGCGTACTATACTACAAATAATTGACTTTTCATAAAAAACGTGTATTATCAGCGTGGGAATGTGTGGGTGGCGCGTGTTCACCTCGCATATCTCAGCCTCAGCAGAGTTGCCCTTCATCTGCCGGGGCTTTTTTTATACACAAAGAAATCGTACACTATATGCATGACAGTGAAAATTGTTCAAAACAAAAACCCCGTGCTTCGAGGAAAAGCCCACGCTGTTTCAAAATCGGATGTTGGTGGTAAAAAACTTGCATCTATTGTTGCTGATATGAAAAAGGCGCTCGCCACACAAAAAGATGGTGTTGCTCTTGCTGCGCCCCAAATAGATATTCCGTTGCAAATATTTATTGTTGCAGGAGCCATCTTTAAAAAAGAAACGGATGAAAAAACACCCGACGATATGGTGTTTATAAATCCTGCAATTGTCAAAAAATCACGAACAAAAAAATGGCTGGAGGAAGGATGTCTTTCTGTTCGTTGGAAATATGGAGAAGTACACCGACATACAAAAGCAACGGTGCGCGCTCTTGGTTTGGATGGAAAACCTTTTGAGGTCGGTGCCAGTGGACTCTTGGCACAAATTTTTCAGCACGAAACAGACCACCTCAACGGTGTCCTGTTTATTGATACCGCCCGCAATGTCCACGATATGCCACCAGAGAAACCTGAGAAACCTGAAAAAAAATAAGTATGAAACCTTCGTTCGTCTTTTTTGGCTCACCCGACATTGCGGTCACAGCTCTTGAAACACTGCTCCATGCGGGGTTTATTCCGCATACCATTGTCACCGCGCCTGACGCGCCTCAAGGACGCGGGTTAATTCTCACTCCTCCACCAGTAAAGGTGTGGGCTCAAAAACATGCCATACCAATCCTTCAACCGGAAAAGCTTTCGGAGGAACGTGTCGTGTCAACACTACAAAGTTGTACTCCTGAGTTTTTTGTTGTTGTTGCCTATGGAAAAATTATCCCACAGGTTATTCTCAACATCCCACACAGAGGAACACTGAATCTACACCCATCTCTTCTTCCCCGACATCGTGGACCCTCACCAATTGAATCTCAGATTTTACATGAACAAAGTTCAACAGGTGTTGGTGTTTCCATTATGCTTTTGGATGAAAAAATGGATCATGGACCAATTCTGGCACAACGCTCCCTTGAACCAGGGGCACCGTGGCCTGTTGCAACAAGCATTTTGCGACCCCACCTTGCGCGGATTGGAGCACAACTCTTGTGTGACGTACTGCCAAAGTATCTTGACGGGACACTCTTACCTATTGAACAGAATCATGAACAAGCAACGTATTGCAAACTGATTAAAAAAGAAGATGCATTGCTGGATATGAATAGTGCTCCATATATTGAGTACTTAAAAATACTGGCATATGATATGTGGCCTCGAGCATTTTTCTTTATAGAAAAGAGTGGAAAAAATATTCGAGTCATTGTCACTCGTGCGCGATTTGAAGATACCATGCTCACTATTGAAAAAGTTATTCCCGAGGGACGGAAGGAAATGACCTATGCGGAGTTTCTTTCTTAGTTTTCATCCCCACCTCCAAGTCCCATCTTCTGCAAAAGTGATTTAAACATTCGAGCGCCTCGGCGAGAATCTCGTGTTTTTTTATTTTTTCGTTTTCGTACTTCATCAAGAAGTTCATCTTTTGCAACATCAATTGCCGCATACAAATCTTCTTTGTCTGAAACCACGCGTATAAGCTCACCCTCAACACGTAGGTTTATCTCGCAACGAAAAATACTACCTCCACTGTGGTGGCGTGTTGTCATACCCATTTCAACCTCAGCGTACGCTTCTTTTGAAGGGTCAATGAATTTTCCTACTGAAACAACCTTTTCCTGCGCATACGAACGAATCGCTGATGTTAATTCCATACCTGTCGCCTTGAGGGAGATATTGAGCATACGAAATGACGATGAACGAGTAATACTCCTATTCTAACACTTCAACTACTTTATTTCTTGCATGATGTCCGGTACGGATACGGAGTTTTGAAACAGGAATGCCCAAACGCCTAGCCACGAGAGCCAGTGTACGTAGTGTTGCTTTGTTGTCCTGTGCCTTTTCTCGAACAGATATAACAAATCGCCCATCACCTTTATCTTCAATGGTTTCTTTTGGAGCGTTTGGAGTTACTTTTATTTTGAGATACGTGGTGTTCATATATACATCATAACGTACAAACGCCCCCACTTGCGTGGAGACGTCTGTTTGATACATGGTACAGAATTTTTTAAGAGGCGCAAGTGGTTATCCACCTTGCCAACATTCCCCCTAAAATGTAAACGCCCCCACTTGCGTGGAGACGTCTACATCAGCAATCTTATACTACCCCTTTGTGGAGTGCAAATGAGTTATCCACAGTGCTAAAATGCTCTCTGAAAGACCTTTTGTTTATTTGGGTTATACCCAGCTTACCTAAAAGTCTATGAGCTTATTTTAAGACCAAGATAGATACCGAGAAATCCACCGATGGCCGTGCAAATAACTGAAGAAAAACCAAACGGGCTTGCTCCCCACAACGTTGGCACATACCCACCGACAAATGAGCCGACAAAAAGCCCGAGCCAAATAAATTTCTTTGAATCCACGGTGTGTAGTTTACCCCGTTAGATACAAACCCGCTATACCAACTCATGTCTATATATAAACAAGATATCTAACGGGGTGTATCACCCAAACAAAAAGCCACCGATGGTTTGGTGGCTTTTTGTACTACGCCGTCTACGCTAGAACGTAAAGTATTTTGAGAAACCTCCAACGAGTGGAAGCGCCTTTTCTCTCTTTTCTACAACGTTCACAATTCCGATAATGGAAAGAATGAGTGTTGCGATATTGACAATGTTCAATAGCATCCAGAGTTGCCACATAAACATGCCCAAAATCCATACAATAACTTCAATGCTCAATACTACAAGTCCTTGTTTAATGTGGAACTTCACAAATGGTTGTTCTTTGTTTGTAAAAAACGGAATTAAAACCAATGGGCCGATGTATGAAAGAATACCCATGAGTGTATTCTTACTTGCAGCATCGTCTGCGTGTGTTCCTTGTGGTGCGCTGTTTTGTTGTGACGCGTTATTGTTTACTTGATCCATACTTTTTATATATACTACTAGTAATAATAGTTGTCTTCTTAGTGTATCACTCTCCCCATATCTCAAAAACAAGACGGTGGATTACGTGTGATTACTGTTGTTTTTTAATCAAAAATACTGATGAGATATTTGTCGATTTCCCTCTGATCCATATCATAAAAGTTAATTTTCTTTCGGTGCAATATACGGGCCAAGTCTGTGCCCACAAATCGCCAATGCCACGGTTCAAATTGATAAAACGTATTTCCCTGTGGATACGAGAGAACAAAACCATATTTATACGCATTATCATCAAGCCATGTATATGCAGATGTTGCCCCAAAACCATCTAACCCACCGTTCAAACCAGTCGTCGTAAAATCAATCGTCGTTCCGAGTTGGTGTTCTGAGTATCCTTGGTCTGCAGAAAAAGCATTCGCGCCCGACCCATAGCTCACTGTGTATCCAGTTTTAAGAGCAGTTTGGGTACCAAATGAACGATATGCAGAAACAATAAAAAGCTCTACATCATCATCCTCTGCGTCTTGTATGAGGTTTTCAAGGAAACTTCTTACTTGTCGGTGAATTTGTTGTGCAACTTTTTCGTCATAGAGAAGATCCTTATCAATAGTAACGAGCCTTGGTGGCGTATAATTTTCATTCAAAAAGTATACTTTGGAATATTTTTGCAATAATTCAGGATCTAGTTTACTCAACTTTTCAAATTCTCCCACTGTGCCACTAAGCTCTTCTATTTGATCTTCAAGATTATTCACACGTGACTCTTGTAAATTAAGTTCATCACGCAAATTTGTCTTTTCTTCTTCTGCTTGTAACAACTCACCTTGAAGTGACACGACCGAGCTTGATGCTGACAAATAAAGACCGTTGATTGTATAAAAACGATATCCTCCGTATCCGAGAATAATAAGAAGGACAACAACAATAATGCTCAAGAGTGTGTCTGCTATTTTGTGTGAAGGTTCCATATGTGTAATGTGGCTTGATTGTAGCACCTTTTACTCTAGAGAAATAGAAAAGCACCCTGTATCTCTACAAGGTGCTTCGGGTTGCCCCAAGGAAGTCCTAGAAGGACTGGCTCGGGAGGAGAAAGATGACAGGCTGGCGCGGGTTCATGTGAATCACCCCGCAGAAAACCAGCATTCGGTTCGGCTTCGCTCCGGTGGGGGCGCTGATGCGCACCTTGCGCATCGTCCCCAACTTCCTCGGGGTGCTGGGATCGAGGTCGTTCTCGACAGAGTGGAACGTCTTCTGCACACGCTCCCAGCGGTTCTTACGGTCAGCCATGTACTCTCTCCCGCTAAGTCACGCGAAATTGCGTGACATATTTTCCGATACAACTGTATCATACTATATTATACATGTCAAGTACTATGAACGGTGCTCTATTTTTGTGCACATCACACTCGCCCACCACTAAAGCATCTAGAATCTAACCTATACACAGTTTAGTATAAAAATTTTTCAAAATTCCAGAGCATGTATGGTAAACTATTGTGTATGGAAACACTTATCCACGCAGATATTTTTTTCTTTATCACAAGCATCTTTGTTGTTCTTCTTATCATTACGTTTGGTGTATCAATGTATTACATCATTCCAATTTTTAGAGACCTGCGACACCTCTCAGAAGTCGCGCGAAAAGAAGGTGATAAACTTGTTGGTGATATTGATGAACTGCGCGGTGCGGTGAAAGAAGAAGGCACGAAGATAAAAACGATTTTTGATTATTTTATTGGATTATTCATTAAACGGCAGAAAATAAACAAAAAAAAGAAAGCGGGTATTAAAAAAGACAGTAACCAGTAGAATTACATCGCGCTCTGTGTTACGTTTCTATTAACGGTACGTGACATGATCTCGTGAGATCAACAATTACGCGATGCGATTTTGTGAAATCGCACATGAAAAAAACAACAAAAAAGGTGGCGACGGGAGCAGGAATCGCAGTACTCGCAGCAGCGGCCGCAGGAACATATTTCTTTTACGGGTCAAAACATGCGAAGAAAAATCGTGCTACAGC
It encodes:
- a CDS encoding MgtC/SapB family protein — its product is MDITTLGGTFFVQLLTALVLGMLIGAERTLAGKTAGLRTYGLVAMGSCLFIVVSLGLKDSLGVSGADVMRVVAGIITGIGFLGAGVIILRDQTLVGLTTAAGLWVASGIGVAIGFKLYEIAFYTTFLTLLTFTVFWFIERGVSHMGPQNNV
- a CDS encoding ATP cone domain-containing protein; this translates as MLISKLDGTREEFSPGKLIRSLKNAGASDDVATTILTHIEKELHEGITTSHIYNHALRLLQKKEHHPIAARYSLRRAVLELGPSGFPFEQLLGEVFKKKGYTVRVGAMMQGKCVSHEIDVIAQKEKELILVEAKFHNAQGFKTDVKVSLYIHARTLDLQAGNYDGLCPPGGTCTQWLVTNTKFTENAIMHGKCVGITMIGWGYPRKGNVQDLIEETKLHPLSCLTTLSKKERDMLYQQNIVLCKNIIDNPNILETAGITGKKVDEVLYEAHQLCTP
- the mnmA gene encoding tRNA 2-thiouridine(34) synthase MnmA, which produces MEKVYVAMSGGVDSSVSAALLREQGYDVTGVFIKTWHPPFLECTWKEERSDAMDVCAHLGIPFKTFDLEEEYKKEVVDYMISEYASGRTPNPDVMCNEKIKFGAFFTKAQQEGAQYIATGHYARVKAQSTKHKVQKIELLAGVDVQKDQSYFLWRVPRDVFEKVLFPVGELEKPEVRTEAHRFGLSVADKKDSQGVCFLGQVDMKEFLKRFIDVSSGDILDEQGSVIGTHEGAWLYTLGQRHGFTVTKKTPTDGPLYVVSKDVLANTLTVSQHLQTADGFNHTDIVLEHTNWISDTPKQGKKYSARFRYRQALQECVIEVFEQGAHVHFSKGQRSVALGQSLVVYDGEVCVGGGVVFSVA
- the def gene encoding peptide deformylase; translated protein: MTVKIVQNKNPVLRGKAHAVSKSDVGGKKLASIVADMKKALATQKDGVALAAPQIDIPLQIFIVAGAIFKKETDEKTPDDMVFINPAIVKKSRTKKWLEEGCLSVRWKYGEVHRHTKATVRALGLDGKPFEVGASGLLAQIFQHETDHLNGVLFIDTARNVHDMPPEKPEKPEKK
- a CDS encoding methionyl-tRNA formyltransferase, which codes for MKPSFVFFGSPDIAVTALETLLHAGFIPHTIVTAPDAPQGRGLILTPPPVKVWAQKHAIPILQPEKLSEERVVSTLQSCTPEFFVVVAYGKIIPQVILNIPHRGTLNLHPSLLPRHRGPSPIESQILHEQSSTGVGVSIMLLDEKMDHGPILAQRSLEPGAPWPVATSILRPHLARIGAQLLCDVLPKYLDGTLLPIEQNHEQATYCKLIKKEDALLDMNSAPYIEYLKILAYDMWPRAFFFIEKSGKNIRVIVTRARFEDTMLTIEKVIPEGRKEMTYAEFLS
- the raiA gene encoding ribosome-associated translation inhibitor RaiA, producing MLNISLKATGMELTSAIRSYAQEKVVSVGKFIDPSKEAYAEVEMGMTTRHHSGGSIFRCEINLRVEGELIRVVSDKEDLYAAIDVAKDELLDEVRKRKNKKTRDSRRGARMFKSLLQKMGLGGGDEN
- a CDS encoding DUF167 domain-containing protein; this translates as MNTTYLKIKVTPNAPKETIEDKGDGRFVISVREKAQDNKATLRTLALVARRLGIPVSKLRIRTGHHARNKVVEVLE
- a CDS encoding D-alanyl-D-alanine carboxypeptidase family protein, which codes for MEPSHKIADTLLSIIVVVLLIILGYGGYRFYTINGLYLSASSSVVSLQGELLQAEEEKTNLRDELNLQESRVNNLEDQIEELSGTVGEFEKLSKLDPELLQKYSKVYFLNENYTPPRLVTIDKDLLYDEKVAQQIHRQVRSFLENLIQDAEDDDVELFIVSAYRSFGTQTALKTGYTVSYGSGANAFSADQGYSEHQLGTTIDFTTTGLNGGLDGFGATSAYTWLDDNAYKYGFVLSYPQGNTFYQFEPWHWRFVGTDLARILHRKKINFYDMDQREIDKYLISIFD